The DNA sequence TCACGTCGTAGAAAGGCCAGTACTCGTCGTGCTTGAAGTCGATGATGTACTGCGAGTTCTTCACGCGCTCGAACGCCTGCTCGTCGGTCTCGCCCTCCCTCTTCAGGGTCAGAGCGAGGCCACGCAGGTTCTCGTCGAGTTGGGCCTCCTCCTCGGGCGTCGGTGCCCCCGAGAGCGGGTTCTGCTGGAAAGGGTCGGCCTCGCCAGCCCTCGCCTCGCTGGGGCTGGGCTTCGCGGGTTCCCGCGCCGCCGCCTGCTGGGCCTGGAAGCGCTTGATCTCATCGTTGATGGTCGTGATCTCGTCGCCGAGCGCTTCCTTGATCGCGTCCTGGACGTACCCCTTCAGGCGCACGCCCTGCTTGTTCGCGGCAACGCCGAATGCTTCGTCGAGGACGCCAGGGAAGTCGATCTGGACGCGGTACCAGTGGGTGACGCTGTGTCGGGTCGTCAGCCACGGCATCGGCCCGGCGAAGACCTCGCGGTCATTCCGGAGGATCGACACTGTGTTCCCATCGAAGACCTTCAGATCGTTGCGCAGCGTCTTGCGCGGGAGCGACATCCAGTCCTCAATGGGCAGCCGGTACAGCTTAATCGTGATCGGAGCGGTCTCCGTCCCCCTCTCGGTGATGTTGACCTGCACCGACTTCGAGACGATGAGCCGGCTCAACCTCACCAGCAGATCATCCAGGCGCGTGTGGCGGGCGTTGGGCATCGAGTAGGTCGGGTCGACCGCCTCGACGCGTCGATTGTTAACGAATAGCTTCAGGCCGGTACCGATAGCCCTCCGGTAGACCCGGGCCATCTCCTTGACTGCGTGATCGACCAGCGTGCTCGCCTTCGCGTAGGTAAGCCGGTCGCACTGCGGCATATACACAATCGTGCCGGAGCGGCCCAGGCGCTCCTCGAGATCCACGCCGCCCGGCGCGAGCAGCTCCTGCTCGGTGCGGTCGGTTGGATAGATCATCGGCTTCTTGAAAATGTCCGCGACCTCGTCGGGCAGTTCGGTAAGCATGGTCGGCTCGGACAGCTCGACGAGGTTCCGCCGATCCTTCCCGACCGCCTCGACGTCGAGCGTCATGTTGTAGATGGCGCCCGGTTCCTGCCATGAATACAGCTCCATCACGGGGCTCATGCTGAGCGCTGCCGTCTTCATTCCCATCCCGAAGCGGCCGATCCGGGTGCGGTTGCCGAAGGTCGTCGAGCCACCGAAGGACGTGGCGACCTTCAACACCGTTGCCGGCATGCCCGAGCCGTTGTCATAGACCGCGGCGTCGGTCTGGTAATCGCCCTTCTTGCCGGTCTGCCGGAGGTACACCCTGATCTCGGTCGCGCCGGCCTGGATGGCATTGTCGACGTGCTCGCACAAAGCAGACGTAGTGTGGTTGTAGCCCACGTCGCGCAGCGATTGGATCATCGTCTGCCCGAAGAAGAGCGGGACCGTCGCATTCTCCTTCAGGATCCGGCCCATGACGGCCTTGCCGCCTCGCGGAGCGTCGGGGCCCCAGTCCAGGGCGCTGACATCGGTCTGGTCGAGGGGGGTCTGATCGGTGGTGGCCATGGCTTTGCTCCTCCTTTTGTTTGTGACGCCGTCTGTTCGGCGTCGGGCGAGGCCAGTGTGGCACTCAATTCCTAGGAGATGAGCAGAGGCTTGCGTTAAAGGGGGCCCTTGTAGAACCAGACCACCGCCCGGGCTCCCCTGTACCATCCAGCCATGCTCCTGGAGGGGTGCCTAAGACCTGGAGGGGTAGGCCGGCAAGTCAGCCGGGCTCAGGAGAGCCAGGCCAGCGCACCCTACCAGGAAGACGACCGCCAGGCTCGGGAGGAATGCCCGCGGGCTCACGCGCCGCAGCCTCCCGGGTCGCACCGCCTGTGGAGACACGCGCGTCGCTCCATGGGATATGGCAGTATAACATCGGGCCTGCCCCGAGTGAGGTCCGAGCCCAGCGAGGTGCTGCGATGGCAAAACCACGGGTGATTTACGCGCGGCAACCTGGCACGCCGGTCGACGCCGACCGGGAGTTCTACCGCCGGCTCGCCTCCGAGACCGACACGCGAACCCCGGTCGACAGCTTCATCGTTCCCATTCGCTCAGGCAAGGCCTGGCCGGTCCGCGCCGGACAGCTCTGCCGGATCGTCGTGGTCGAAGGGCCGCAGGTCGCCGACTTCAACGCCTGGAACCTCCACAACCCGCGCGAGCGCTTCTGGGCCGCGCGCACCAAGCAGCTCCACCGGAGCCACGTGACGACCTACGACCGCCTCTGGTCCTGCCTCCCCTACCTCCGGCCGATGCTCACGATCACCAACGACACCGTCAACTACGGCATCGACGAGGACGGGGCCGGGTGCCACGACCTGCTCGGCACGCGGTGCGATCCGTACGTCCACAAGCTCCTGAACGGCGAGGAATTCGATTACTGCTGCCACTCGAACCTGGTGCGTGCCGTTGTCCCCTACGGCCTCAGCGAGTCGGACGTCCACGATGTTCTCAACATCTTCATGGTGACCGGCCTGACCCGGGACGGCCGCTACTTCGTCAAGCCGAGCCCCGCACGGAAGGGGGACTTCTTCGAGTTCTTCGCCGAGATCGACCTGCTCTGCGCCTTCTCCACCTGCCCCCACGGCGATCTCTCGGTCGCGATGTGGGGTCCGGACGCGGCCGACCCGACCTCGACCTGTCGTCCCCTCGGCGTCGACGTCTACCAGCCCGCGCCGACACTCCTCGAGGGATGGAGGCCGCCCCAGCCCGTGGACTATCGCGGGCTCCACGGCTTCCGGCTTCCGTAGGTTAGGCCGCGGGTTCCGAGCGCTTACCGACGACGGTAGGTCGTCGTGGTCGAGGCGCGCGTAAGACGCTTTTTCGCGCGGGCTTTTTTACTCTCACCTCCCACATACGCGCGGAACTCCTTGAGGGTGAAGTAGTTCCCTCGACCGATGGCTGCTCGGCCCTGCTCGATGGCGCGCTGCTCGGCGCGGGTAGGGGTGTACGCGCGCCCGGCCAGCATGAAGTAGGTGCGGAGTGCTTCGCGGACGAGCTCCGAGCGGGTATGATGCTCGGCCTTTCGGACCTTCTCGACCGCGTCGATCATCTCCGGCGGAATTGAAACGGTCACGGTGGCGCGTGTTCTCATACGGGCAAACCTCTGTGTTATTTGGTGTTACTTATCCTACCGATCATGAAGAGGCGCTGAACCGACTGCCTGAAACGACGCGGAGGAGGATTCGGAGCGGACGAAAGTACCGAATGACTCGGCCCGGAGAATTGGTGCCTCTCAAGCGAGGCGCTTAGCTACGTTCCGGCGCAAAAATGACGGTCCTGCGCGATTTTCTCTGGGTCGCGAGGGCGACAACCTGGCCGAGCGCCGCATTTTTCGTGACAGACCAGCGGGTGTCGCGAGATGGTCGGCGTCAGTACTGGGGCGGAGCGTAGACGGTAAGGAAGAAGAGCGGACGGGACGCGGGGTTCTTCACGTGGTGCCGCGTCCCGGCGGGGATCATCACGAGAGCCCCCGACCCGGCGCAGTGCTCCTTCTCGCCCACCCGGATGATCGCCTCGCCCTCGACAACGTAGATGATCTGATCGCCCTCGTGAACCTCTTCGGGCCCGGCGTCCTTTCCCGGCCCGATCGTCATCACCGC is a window from the Candidatus Rokuibacteriota bacterium genome containing:
- a CDS encoding ATP-binding protein, which encodes MGRILKENATVPLFFGQTMIQSLRDVGYNHTTSALCEHVDNAIQAGATEIRVYLRQTGKKGDYQTDAAVYDNGSGMPATVLKVATSFGGSTTFGNRTRIGRFGMGMKTAALSMSPVMELYSWQEPGAIYNMTLDVEAVGKDRRNLVELSEPTMLTELPDEVADIFKKPMIYPTDRTEQELLAPGGVDLEERLGRSGTIVYMPQCDRLTYAKASTLVDHAVKEMARVYRRAIGTGLKLFVNNRRVEAVDPTYSMPNARHTRLDDLLVRLSRLIVSKSVQVNITERGTETAPITIKLYRLPIEDWMSLPRKTLRNDLKVFDGNTVSILRNDREVFAGPMPWLTTRHSVTHWYRVQIDFPGVLDEAFGVAANKQGVRLKGYVQDAIKEALGDEITTINDEIKRFQAQQAAAREPAKPSPSEARAGEADPFQQNPLSGAPTPEEEAQLDENLRGLALTLKREGETDEQAFERVKNSQYIIDFKHDEYWPFYDVKHRFGRIILTINTAHPFFGELYDPVRKMGLQQTGADGDEVAAPPDGKSGPILALDLLLLSLARTQSRLSGIDNESHQLLDRLRREWSETYRVQLTA
- a CDS encoding urea carboxylase-associated family protein, which produces MAKPRVIYARQPGTPVDADREFYRRLASETDTRTPVDSFIVPIRSGKAWPVRAGQLCRIVVVEGPQVADFNAWNLHNPRERFWAARTKQLHRSHVTTYDRLWSCLPYLRPMLTITNDTVNYGIDEDGAGCHDLLGTRCDPYVHKLLNGEEFDYCCHSNLVRAVVPYGLSESDVHDVLNIFMVTGLTRDGRYFVKPSPARKGDFFEFFAEIDLLCAFSTCPHGDLSVAMWGPDAADPTSTCRPLGVDVYQPAPTLLEGWRPPQPVDYRGLHGFRLP
- a CDS encoding ribbon-helix-helix protein, CopG family, with amino-acid sequence MRTRATVTVSIPPEMIDAVEKVRKAEHHTRSELVREALRTYFMLAGRAYTPTRAEQRAIEQGRAAIGRGNYFTLKEFRAYVGGESKKARAKKRLTRASTTTTYRRR
- a CDS encoding cupin domain-containing protein is translated as MDAVDIFGYKGEFFRVLQETGRSQTAVMTIGPGKDAGPEEVHEGDQIIYVVEGEAIIRVGEKEHCAGSGALVMIPAGTRHHVKNPASRPLFFLTVYAPPQY